gacctacaACCAATGACAAACGTCTCGACAGAATGGTTGTGTGTCTTCCCTCTGACAGACCTGTTCAGGTCTCAGGTTCAGGTGTACCTGCCTCTTGCCCAGCGTCAGGTGAGAATGGACcattaatgtcagtgtttctaaAGTGGTGAAACTACGGCGCCGTAgctgaaaacaggaaatactctTTGTTACGCAGCAGCTGACGTACGTGCAACCTCCCCCAGGCAGCTGATGAGCAGCGTCTGGTAGTCACTCGGTCCGAAGGGGATGCAGTAACACAGTCCGTCCGCGTGGCGGTGTTTGACATGATGCTCTGGGTCAGCGTCGATCACACACAACAAATTTTTCTCCAACAGCTCCGAACTGCTCAACACCGAACCGTAATACGCGAAGGACGCCACAAACCTGCCCAAAGCAGAGACCAAGAGTCAGACACAAAAATCTGGGTCCTTTGACAGTTTTAGGGACATTAACTGTTGGACGTCTTACAGCTGAGATAATGATTTTTATCTGCAAAGCAGCTGAAAAGTGGGATCCATGTTTTCATGAAATCATATTACTGTAATTCTCAGAGGTTCACAGAGCCTCAGAGCTGCTTTTCATTCTGTGCTTGTTCACATCATCTCCTGCTGTCGAGCCCTTTGGAACGCGTCTTTGAAAAGtaaatgaattattaatgaGAGGCCATTACCATGAGTACCAGAGGAGCACAGACGTTCTCCTGAAGGATGAACTGATCAGAATCCTCCAgctgcctctttctttctgaaaaaCCAGTGCACAGGGAGATTCACCCCAGATTCAGCCTGAACCAGCTGACCAGTTAAACATGAAGGACGCGCCGAGCTGGACGTCCTCCATACAGGACGGCAGACGTCGGTTCACTGACCTCACAGGCCTCCTCCAGTCGTCCTGGAGGAAGCTCGGCTCTGTTCATCTTAGCGATCCACTGCAGAGTCTGAACCGCAGCCTGAACGTTTCCCGCCGACACGTTGTACCGAGCCGACTCTGGAATGAACTGGTTCAAAATCAGCACAGAAGACACATCAGTCCGGACTGGTCTGACTGGAGACGTGTCTCAGAGTGTGGATCTGCTCCTGACAAACACCTGACGTGTTCAGACACTGAAGTTTTCACTGGAAATACAACAAACTTTAAAGGAAACACTAAAAGTTTATTCACACATGAAGACAGAGgtcagacaaagacagacgGGTGAGGACGATGTCTCACCttgaagaggaagatgaggacaaCACTGGGGGTGACAGAGAGCCGGATCATCCACCGCCAGCCCAGAGATGGAACCACGACCATCCCCAGGATGATGATCAGCATGGAGCCCGTCATCCAGAAGATCTGACaagcagacagaggcagagagcatGCTGGGAGTTCTGTACATCAGACAGGGACTGAGACGTGAAGCAGGCGTCACGGATTATTTCAGACTCACCGTAGCCAGAGGCAGCAGGTACGCTCGATACTTGGCTGGAATGAACTCAGTCTTCAACACAAACCTGAAGGTCACAGCAAAGGTCAGAGAGCTAAAGGCTCAGTTCACTCAAAGTAAACACATCTCTGTGCGTCTGTAACCGACAAATCCTCTGTGttcacaagtgtgtgtgtgttcatgtggctCAGCTGACCCCTGTGACACTCCCGCGACCCCGCAGCCCACCATGCTGCGCAGGAAGATGAACCAACCATAGGACGGAGCGAACGAGGTGAGGAGGGAGAAGTAGGCGCTCCACACAAAACCTCCGAACaccacctggacacacacacacagacacacacacagacacacacacacagacacacacacacacagacacacagacacacacacacacagacacacagacacacacagacacagacacacacacacacacacagacacacacacacagacacacacacacacacagacacacagacacagacacacacacacacacagacacacagacacacacacacacagacacacagacacacacagacacagacacacacacacacacacagacacacacacacagacacacacacacacacagacacacacacacagacacacacacagacacacacacagacacacacacacacagacacacagacacacacacacacagacacacagacacacacagacacagacacacacacacacacacagacacacacacacagacacacacacacacacagacacacaaacacagacacacacacacacacacacagacacacacacacagacacacagacacacacacacagacacacacacacacagacacagacacacacagacacagacacacacacacacacacacagacacacacacacagacacacacacacacacagacacagacacagacacacacagacacacacacacacacacagacacacacagacacagacacagacacacacacagacacagacacagacacacacagacacacacagacacagacacagacacacacacacacacacacacacacacacacacagacacacacacacacagacacacacacagacacacacacagacacacacacacacagacacaaacacacacacacagacagtcagtcCAGGACTAACAGGACGTGTGGTGTGAATCTTGGAGAGTGTGTCACCTTCCAGCGTCCGTATCTGTCAGCGATGTATCCGCCCAGAACTCCACACACCATGAAGCCAAAAAACACCATCTGAGAGACGACACAGTGAAGTCTGTGCGTTAGCTACACAACAATCGACTCTACACTCACAACACACTGTTCTTAACCTTTCAGCCTCGGTGGGAACGTGAGCTATGTGCAGTGCTGGGCTTGATGAGTCCACCTCACACCGGCAAATACTGAGAATCGTGATGAACAACATTTCAGGCTGACTCAGTGAATCTGCAAACCTGTATCACCTGACACACACCTGTACCTGATCCTGATCTTCTCAGACCCGACCAGCTGATCTAAGACCTGAGAACAAACACAggctcagagctgcagctggacgGAGCCGGGAACCAAACGGGCTCAGTTCTAAACCTGCTGAGCCTCCGTTTGTTTCTGTGGGATCAGTAACTGATTATTGTGTTTGACATGTGACGGCTTCACTGACACAGAGTCACATGTTTCTACTGATTCTGAGAAAACTCACAGTGGAGACGAGAGCGACCTGCCAGTCCTGAAGACGCCACTCACATCGAATCTCAGGAGAAACGACAGCCAACAGCATGATCTCCATGGCCTCCACTatctgcacgcacacacacacacacacacacacacatgcacacacacacacgcacacacacatgcacacacgtacacacacacgcgaacGCGCGCAGGCgaacacacacgcaagcacacacacacacacgcacgcacgcacacacgtacacacacgcacgcacgcacgcacacacgcacgcacacgcacgcacacacatacatacgcacacacgcacacacatacgcacacacgcacacacacacacacacgcacgcacgcacgcacgcacacacacacgcaagcacacgtacacacacgcacacacgtacacatacgcacacacgtacacgcgcacatgcacgcacatacgcacacacgcacgcacagatagagagaaaacatgttgaCACGCATCAGTAGTCCAGTTCTTACTAACCAGACACCAGATCTGTGAAGGTCCCATGAAATCGTCCCGCCTGCCGTCCTCAGACTCCCGCGTCTGAACCCTCGGTTCTTACGTTTGAGCTCCCCATGATGACGAAGAGCAGGACGTGAAACCGTCCGAAGCCGATCGTTTCCACGGCGTCTTCCACCGTGAACGTCTGATCTGCCGCTGCAGgagaacacagagacactggGTTAGTCTCTGACAGGAGCTGGTCTCCCGGACCTCAGCGTCGGACACAGGGTTCAGGCGGAGACAAAGTTCAAACGAACTGTCCGTGAAGTGCTGCTGCCGTCCTGTGGTGAAGACCACATTCAGACTCCAGACACGTCTCTGTAAACGTCTCCTCGTATTCACAGAGCTGAAATTTCCTGAATTCACTGAAGGCCACACACAACAACACCGTCCTTCTTTATACTACAACTTTATTTATGTGAAGGAGGATGAACAAGAGACGAGACACAAACTCTGTCCTCCTGAGTGATCATCCACAACAGGAGGACAACAGGGGGACAACAGGAGGACAACAGGACAACAAGAGGACCACAGGAGGACAACAGGAGGACAACGGGACAACAAGAGGACAACAGGAGGACAACAAGAGGATAACAGGAGGACAACAGGAGgacaacaggacagcaggacaaCCCTGCTGTTTTATTAGCTGATTATTTTATAATGATTATTAAGATTCGAACACTTAAGGAAACTGTAGCGATGCTAttcgtcacacacacacacacacacacacacacacacacacacacacacacacacacagaaccctTTCAGTTAAAAGAATCCTGCATAAAGATAATCAgcattattgattattga
The nucleotide sequence above comes from Toxotes jaculatrix isolate fToxJac2 chromosome 22, fToxJac2.pri, whole genome shotgun sequence. Encoded proteins:
- the svopl gene encoding putative transporter SVOPL isoform X1, coding for MGDGMKTQLVSAIHLQEVELQEKSEDNQQDTKNNNNAADQTFTVEDAVETIGFGRFHVLLFVIMGSSNIVEAMEIMLLAVVSPEIRCEWRLQDWQVALVSTMVFFGFMVCGVLGGYIADRYGRWKVVFGGFVWSAYFSLLTSFAPSYGWFIFLRSMVGCGVAGVSQGFVLKTEFIPAKYRAYLLPLATIFWMTGSMLIIILGMVVVPSLGWRWMIRLSVTPSVVLIFLFKFIPESARYNVSAGNVQAAVQTLQWIAKMNRAELPPGRLEEACEKERGSWRILISSSFRRTSVLLWYSWFVASFAYYGSVLSSSELLEKNLLCVIDADPEHHVKHRHADGLCYCIPFGPSDYQTLLISCLGEVALIPANICLLNVFGRKMSLTVLQLLAAILFMMVNICTTMFGFTVLLFLLRSLVSMNFNVVYIYTAEVYPTVARSLGMGFCTSFSRIGGIIAPFIAQVLMSQSVILALSPFAVACVVCALGNFLLPIETKGRALLQNSR
- the svopl gene encoding putative transporter SVOPL isoform X2 codes for the protein MGPSQIWCLMVFFGFMVCGVLGGYIADRYGRWKVVFGGFVWSAYFSLLTSFAPSYGWFIFLRSMVGCGVAGVSQGFVLKTEFIPAKYRAYLLPLATIFWMTGSMLIIILGMVVVPSLGWRWMIRLSVTPSVVLIFLFKFIPESARYNVSAGNVQAAVQTLQWIAKMNRAELPPGRLEEACEKERGSWRILISSSFRRTSVLLWYSWFVASFAYYGSVLSSSELLEKNLLCVIDADPEHHVKHRHADGLCYCIPFGPSDYQTLLISCLGEVALIPANICLLNVFGRKMSLTVLQLLAAILFMMVNICTTMFGFTVLLFLLRSLVSMNFNVVYIYTAEVYPTVARSLGMGFCTSFSRIGGIIAPFIAQVLMSQSVILALSPFAVACVVCALGNFLLPIETKGRALLQNSR